A section of the Pseudomonas sp. FP453 genome encodes:
- the panB gene encoding 3-methyl-2-oxobutanoate hydroxymethyltransferase, translated as MPDITLTTLQSLKLKGEKITMLTCYDATFAHASCQAGVEVLLVGDSLGMVLQGNDSTLPVTTDELAYHTASVKRGNDGAFIIADLPFMAYATLEQTFQNAGKLMQAGAHMIKVEGALWLAESVRLLAERGVPVCVHMGLTPQSVNVLGGYKVQGRNEAQARQMRADAIALEQAGAAMILLECVPSELAAEITQAVKVPVIGIGAGSATDGQVLVVHDMLGLSISGRVPKFVKNFMTGQDSIHAALSAYVSEVKGVTFPGAEHGFSA; from the coding sequence ATGCCAGACATTACCCTGACCACCTTGCAGAGCCTCAAGCTCAAAGGTGAAAAAATCACCATGCTGACCTGCTATGACGCCACCTTCGCCCACGCCAGCTGCCAGGCCGGGGTTGAAGTGTTACTGGTGGGCGACTCCCTGGGCATGGTTCTTCAAGGGAATGACAGCACCTTGCCTGTTACCACCGATGAACTTGCCTACCACACCGCCAGCGTCAAGCGCGGCAACGATGGTGCCTTCATCATCGCCGACCTGCCGTTCATGGCGTACGCCACCCTCGAACAGACCTTCCAGAACGCGGGCAAGCTGATGCAGGCCGGCGCGCACATGATCAAGGTCGAAGGCGCCCTGTGGCTCGCCGAGTCGGTGCGCCTGCTCGCTGAGCGCGGCGTACCGGTGTGCGTACACATGGGCCTGACGCCGCAGTCGGTGAATGTCCTCGGTGGCTATAAGGTGCAAGGCCGCAACGAAGCGCAGGCGCGGCAGATGCGTGCCGATGCCATCGCCCTGGAACAAGCGGGCGCGGCGATGATCTTGCTGGAGTGCGTGCCGAGTGAGTTGGCCGCCGAGATCACCCAGGCCGTCAAGGTGCCGGTGATCGGCATTGGCGCGGGCTCGGCCACCGATGGCCAAGTGCTCGTGGTTCACGACATGCTCGGCCTGTCGATTTCCGGCCGCGTGCCGAAGTTCGTGAAGAACTTCATGACCGGCCAGGACAGCATCCACGCCGCCCTCAGCGCCTACGTCAGCGAAGTCAAAGGCGTGACCTTCCCCGGCGCCGAACACGGATTCTCTGCATGA
- the panC gene encoding pantoate--beta-alanine ligase: protein MNTVKTLRELRAAVTHARNAGKRIGFVPTMGNLHSGHATLVTKAAQQADFVVASIFVNPLQFGAGEDLDTYPRTLAADQEKLLQAGCNLLFAPTVEEMYPGGTTGQTRVSVPHLSEGLCGASRPGHFEGVATVVSKLFNMVQPDIAVFGQKDYQQLAVIRAMVQDLNMPIQIIGEPTVRAEDGLALSSRNGYLSAEQRAIAPVLYRSLSQIAAAIQAGDHDFAKLRAEQIQQIEAAGLRMDYLEVRQGVNLRPATPEDRDVVILVAAYLGTTRLIDNLHLNLN from the coding sequence ATGAACACGGTCAAAACCCTACGCGAACTGCGGGCCGCTGTGACCCACGCCCGCAACGCCGGCAAACGCATCGGCTTTGTGCCGACCATGGGCAACCTGCACAGCGGCCACGCCACCCTGGTGACCAAGGCCGCGCAGCAAGCGGACTTCGTGGTCGCCAGTATTTTCGTCAATCCGCTGCAGTTCGGCGCCGGCGAAGACCTGGATACCTACCCGCGCACCCTGGCCGCTGACCAGGAAAAGCTCCTGCAAGCCGGCTGCAACCTGCTGTTCGCGCCCACCGTCGAGGAAATGTACCCCGGCGGCACCACCGGGCAGACTCGCGTCAGCGTGCCACACCTGTCGGAAGGCCTGTGCGGCGCCAGCCGTCCGGGGCACTTCGAAGGCGTGGCGACCGTGGTGAGCAAGCTGTTCAACATGGTCCAGCCGGACATCGCGGTATTTGGCCAGAAGGACTACCAGCAACTGGCCGTGATCCGCGCCATGGTGCAGGACCTGAACATGCCGATCCAGATCATCGGCGAGCCCACCGTGCGCGCCGAGGACGGCCTGGCGCTGTCGTCGCGCAACGGTTACCTCAGCGCAGAACAGCGCGCCATCGCGCCGGTGCTGTACCGCAGCCTCAGCCAGATTGCCGCAGCCATCCAAGCCGGTGACCACGACTTCGCCAAGCTGCGCGCCGAACAGATCCAGCAGATCGAAGCCGCCGGCCTGCGCATGGACTACCTCGAAGTGCGTCAAGGCGTAAACCTGCGCCCGGCAACCCCTGAAGACCGCGATGTGGTGATCCTCGTCGCAGCCTACCTGGGCACAACTCGCCTCATCGATAACCTGCATCTGAACCTCAACTGA
- the pgi gene encoding glucose-6-phosphate isomerase: MAYYRTPHDVTALPAWQALNQHRQAMQDFSMRDAFNADPQRFSQFTLSSCGLFLDYSKNLITSETRDLLVALAKEVDLKAAINSLYAGEPVNSSEGRPALHTALRRPVGDKLSVNGVNIMPDVHKVLNQITDLVGRIHDGLWRGYTEKPITDVVNIGIGGSFLGPELVSEALLSYAHKGVRCHYLANIDGSEFHELTMKLRAETTLFIVSSKSFNTLETLKNAQAARAWYLAQGGSEAELYRHFIAVSSNNAAAVAFGIREENIFPMWDWVGGRYSLWSAIGLPIALAIGMSNFKELLSGAYTMDQHFQNAPFEQNMPVLLGLLGVWYGNFWGAQSHAILPYDHYLRNITKHLQQLDMESNGKSVRQDGTPVSTDTGPVIWGGVGCNGQHAYHQLLHQGTQLIPADFIVPIVSFNPVSDHHQWLYANCLSQSQALMLGKTRSEAEAELRDKGIAEEEVQKLAPHKVIPGNRPSNTLVVERISPRRLGALVAMYEHKVFVQSVIWGINAFDQWGVELGKELGKGVYNRLTGAEEAVADDASTQGLINYFRGRHRG; this comes from the coding sequence ATGGCGTACTACCGCACTCCTCATGACGTTACCGCTCTGCCCGCCTGGCAAGCGCTCAATCAACACCGCCAAGCCATGCAGGATTTCAGCATGCGCGACGCGTTCAATGCCGATCCCCAGCGTTTTTCCCAATTCACCTTGAGCAGCTGCGGACTTTTCCTCGATTACTCGAAAAACCTGATCACCAGCGAAACCCGTGATTTGCTGGTGGCCCTGGCCAAGGAAGTCGACCTCAAGGCCGCGATCAACTCGCTGTACGCGGGCGAGCCGGTCAACTCGTCCGAGGGCCGCCCTGCCCTGCACACCGCGCTGCGCCGCCCGGTGGGTGACAAGCTGTCGGTCAACGGCGTGAACATCATGCCGGACGTGCACAAGGTGCTGAACCAGATCACTGACCTGGTCGGCCGCATCCACGACGGCCTGTGGCGTGGCTACACCGAGAAGCCGATCACCGACGTGGTGAACATCGGCATCGGTGGCTCGTTCCTCGGCCCGGAGCTGGTCTCCGAAGCGCTGCTGTCCTACGCCCACAAAGGCGTGCGCTGCCACTACCTGGCGAATATCGACGGCAGTGAGTTCCACGAACTGACCATGAAGCTGCGCGCCGAGACCACGCTGTTTATCGTCTCGTCGAAATCCTTCAACACCCTCGAAACCCTGAAAAATGCCCAGGCCGCCCGCGCCTGGTACCTGGCCCAGGGTGGCTCGGAAGCCGAGTTGTACCGCCACTTCATCGCCGTATCGAGCAACAACGCGGCGGCCGTGGCGTTCGGTATCCGCGAAGAAAACATCTTCCCGATGTGGGACTGGGTCGGCGGCCGTTACTCGCTGTGGTCGGCCATCGGTTTGCCGATTGCCCTGGCCATCGGTATGTCCAACTTCAAGGAACTGCTGTCCGGTGCCTACACCATGGACCAGCACTTCCAGAACGCCCCGTTCGAACAGAACATGCCGGTGCTGCTGGGCCTGCTGGGCGTGTGGTACGGCAACTTCTGGGGCGCGCAGAGCCACGCGATCCTGCCGTACGACCACTACCTGCGCAACATCACCAAGCACTTGCAACAGCTGGACATGGAATCCAACGGCAAGAGCGTGCGCCAGGACGGCACGCCGGTGTCCACCGATACCGGCCCGGTGATCTGGGGCGGCGTCGGCTGTAACGGCCAGCACGCTTACCACCAGTTGCTGCACCAGGGGACCCAACTGATCCCGGCCGACTTTATCGTGCCGATTGTCAGCTTCAACCCGGTGTCCGACCACCATCAGTGGCTGTACGCCAACTGCCTGTCGCAAAGCCAGGCGCTGATGCTCGGCAAGACCCGCAGCGAAGCCGAAGCCGAGCTGCGCGACAAGGGCATCGCCGAAGAAGAAGTGCAGAAGCTGGCACCGCACAAGGTGATCCCGGGCAACCGCCCGAGCAACACCCTGGTGGTGGAACGCATCAGCCCGCGTCGCCTCGGCGCACTGGTGGCCATGTACGAGCACAAGGTGTTCGTGCAGAGCGTGATCTGGGGCATCAACGCCTTCGACCAATGGGGCGTGGAGTTGGGCAAAGAGCTGGGCAAGGGCGTGTACAACCGCCTGACCGGCGCCGAAGAAGCCGTGGCAGATGACGCCTCGACCCAAGGCTTGATCAACTATTTCCGCGGTCGTCACCGCGGCTGA